In one window of Mytilus trossulus isolate FHL-02 chromosome 7, PNRI_Mtr1.1.1.hap1, whole genome shotgun sequence DNA:
- the LOC134727213 gene encoding neurogenin-1-like: METLCSSFGCVIPGPVSSCETSGTSRLQNSNVLNTFTLDSLKPLPQGYCRNDEFDSSASTYIPSDSDATPLTTPETPLSSQLMDRTRFIFPPDENQLNELTSNSDDYKMQRSHQKYSHRRRNSALPTKDTLKKRRLAANARERRRMESLNVAFDHLRNVIPSIGDDQKLSKYETLQMAQSYIGALKDLLG; this comes from the coding sequence ATGGAAACCCTTTGTTCCTCTTTTGGGTGTGTGATTCCAGGACCAGTTTCTTCGTGTGAGACTTCAGGAACCAGTCGACTTCAAAATAGTAATGTACTTAATACATTTACACTGGACAGTTTAAAACCACTACCACAAGGATATTGTCGGAATGACGAGTTTGACAGTTCAGCGTCTACCTATATTCCAAGTGACAGTGATGCCACCCCGCTGACCACCCCAGAAACACCTCTCAGTTCACAGTTAATGGATAGAACTCGTTTTATTTTTCCGCCAGACGAAAATCAGTTAAATGAATTAACCTCAAATTCAGACGATTATAAAATGCAAAGAAGTCATCAAAAATATTCACATAGGAGGCGGAATAGTGCTTTACCAACTAAAGACACTTTAAAGAAACGAAGACTAGCAGCAAATGCCAGAGAAAGAAGAAGGATGGAAAGTTTGAACGTTGCGTTCGATCATCTGCGTAACGTAATCCCCTCTATCGGTGACGATCAAAAACTTTCAAAGTATGAAACTCTTCAGATGGCCCAAAGTTACATTGGAGCCCTAAAGGATCTACTGGGATGA